From Lysinibacillus sp. SGAir0095, the proteins below share one genomic window:
- a CDS encoding YgzB family protein, producing the protein MAKTYKNKINKIRSFALSLIFIGFVIMYGAIFFRENQILVIIFMTLGLLCIIGSTAVYGWIGLLSTRAVQVVCPNCNRHTKVLGRVDMCMYCNEPLTLDPTLEGKEFNQDYNKKN; encoded by the coding sequence ATGGCAAAGACATATAAAAATAAAATAAATAAGATTCGCTCATTTGCCCTATCACTAATTTTCATCGGTTTTGTAATAATGTACGGGGCAATTTTCTTCCGCGAAAATCAAATATTGGTTATCATCTTCATGACATTAGGGTTATTATGCATTATTGGCAGTACGGCAGTATATGGTTGGATCGGTTTACTTTCAACTAGAGCTGTACAAGTAGTATGCCCGAATTGCAATAGACATACCAAGGTACTAGGACGAGTTGATATGTGTATGTATTGTAATGAACCACTTACACTAGATCCTACATTAGAAGGCAAAGAATTCAATCAAGATTACAATAAGAAAAATTAA
- a CDS encoding ABC transporter substrate-binding protein, which yields MKKSILFLTILTLVISVLAACGGGEESNAEKDSATEIRIGYFPNMTHIATIVALEKGFYTEQFGEGITISTSTFNDGSAFMEAMSTNSIDIGTVGPTPALNTYVKNPEHEIIAGAVNGGAVLVVGKDSGINSVEDLKGKKVAVPTFGSTQDVGLMKSLQDAGLTASSTGNADVTTIKQAPADTAALMLKGEIEAAATQEPWGVNIETNGNAKLLLDASEFAWGSESTNTVVTARKAFTSNNPELTKKTLKAYNQAVEFISENPEEAIQLFLDHVKELTGKDLSKDEVTKAFTRLTPTIDVKEDILKEMATISKDAGYISSDNIDGLVNLSYLEEALKE from the coding sequence ATGAAAAAGAGTATATTATTTTTAACTATTTTAACACTGGTAATTTCAGTCCTGGCCGCTTGCGGAGGTGGCGAAGAATCAAATGCCGAAAAAGATTCTGCAACTGAAATTCGAATTGGCTACTTTCCAAATATGACCCATATCGCAACAATCGTTGCCCTTGAAAAAGGATTCTATACTGAACAATTTGGTGAAGGGATTACTATTTCTACTAGTACGTTCAATGATGGTTCAGCATTTATGGAAGCAATGTCAACAAACTCCATTGATATCGGTACAGTTGGTCCAACACCTGCCTTAAACACATATGTGAAAAATCCAGAGCATGAAATAATTGCTGGAGCTGTAAATGGTGGTGCTGTACTAGTTGTTGGAAAAGATTCAGGCATTAATAGTGTTGAAGATTTAAAAGGTAAAAAAGTTGCTGTACCAACATTCGGTAGTACGCAAGATGTAGGTTTAATGAAATCACTTCAAGATGCTGGGTTAACTGCCAGCTCTACTGGAAATGCCGACGTTACAACAATTAAGCAAGCTCCAGCTGATACTGCAGCATTAATGCTAAAGGGTGAAATTGAAGCGGCTGCTACACAAGAGCCATGGGGCGTTAACATCGAAACAAATGGTAATGCGAAGCTTCTATTAGATGCATCGGAATTTGCTTGGGGTAGTGAATCTACCAATACAGTTGTTACTGCTAGAAAAGCTTTCACTTCTAATAATCCAGAACTGACGAAAAAGACATTAAAAGCTTACAACCAAGCTGTTGAATTCATCAGCGAAAATCCTGAAGAAGCAATTCAACTATTCCTTGATCACGTAAAAGAACTTACTGGTAAAGATCTATCGAAGGATGAAGTAACAAAAGCCTTTACTCGCTTAACTCCTACGATTGATGTAAAAGAAGATATTTTAAAAGAGATGGCGACGATTTCTAAGGATGCTGGCTATATTTCTTCTGATAACATTGATGGCTTAGTAAATCTTTCTTACTTGGAAGAAGCTCTAAAAGAATAG
- the bcp gene encoding thioredoxin-dependent thiol peroxidase — translation MDSLVNMEAPDFILLNEKEEKVSLKDYRGKKVVLYFYPKDMTPGCTTEACDFRDHHEEFSNLNTVILGVSGDEANKHTKFIEKYGLPFSLLVDEHHEVAEKYGVWVLKKMYGREFMGIERSTFLINEEGIIEKEWRKVKVKNHIEEVLESLR, via the coding sequence ATGGATTCGTTAGTCAATATGGAAGCACCAGATTTTATATTATTAAATGAAAAAGAAGAGAAAGTATCTTTAAAAGATTATAGAGGTAAAAAGGTTGTACTCTATTTTTACCCGAAGGATATGACACCGGGTTGTACAACAGAAGCATGCGATTTTCGTGATCACCATGAAGAGTTTTCTAATTTAAATACGGTGATACTTGGCGTCAGTGGTGATGAAGCAAATAAGCATACAAAATTTATAGAAAAGTACGGCCTGCCTTTTTCGTTACTAGTTGACGAACATCACGAGGTAGCCGAAAAATACGGTGTTTGGGTATTGAAAAAAATGTATGGTCGCGAATTTATGGGAATCGAACGCTCGACTTTCCTTATTAATGAAGAGGGAATTATTGAAAAAGAATGGCGTAAAGTAAAAGTGAAAAATCATATTGAAGAAGTTTTAGAAAGTTTACGTTAA
- the cysK gene encoding cysteine synthase A yields the protein MKLHNNILELVGNTPIVKLNKLPSENGAEVYMKLESFNPGGSVKDRAALNMIAQAEIEGKLIPRVSTVIEPTSGNTGIGLAMVCAVKGYPCIITMPDNATKERVQLMQAYGAEVHLTPANLRMQGSIDEAVRIAEGIPNSFIPLQFDNHANADAHRTTTAVEILEAFDEQLDVLVLTAGTGGTVTGTGEELKKRLPNLKIYVVEPAGSPVLAGGAPGPHKIPGTGPGFIPKILNPEVFDDILHIEDDHAQTIARRLAAEEGILVGASGAASAYFAIELAKQLPSSARVLCLAPDTGERYLSSDLFPIE from the coding sequence ATGAAACTTCATAATAATATTCTTGAACTAGTTGGAAATACGCCAATCGTTAAATTAAATAAATTACCGTCCGAAAACGGCGCTGAAGTTTACATGAAATTGGAATCCTTTAATCCAGGAGGTAGTGTGAAAGACCGTGCTGCCTTGAATATGATTGCACAAGCAGAAATTGAAGGTAAACTCATTCCACGTGTAAGTACAGTCATCGAGCCTACTTCAGGCAATACCGGGATTGGTCTTGCAATGGTCTGTGCAGTAAAAGGCTACCCTTGTATAATTACAATGCCTGACAACGCAACAAAAGAACGTGTACAGCTAATGCAAGCCTATGGTGCAGAAGTTCATTTAACACCTGCTAATTTACGTATGCAGGGATCTATTGATGAAGCAGTTCGCATTGCAGAGGGTATACCAAATAGCTTTATTCCCTTACAATTTGATAACCATGCAAATGCCGATGCTCATCGTACGACAACTGCAGTGGAAATTTTAGAAGCATTTGATGAACAGCTGGATGTTCTTGTGTTAACTGCCGGTACGGGTGGTACAGTAACGGGAACAGGAGAAGAGTTAAAAAAACGCCTCCCAAATTTAAAAATTTATGTAGTTGAACCTGCTGGATCCCCAGTACTAGCTGGAGGAGCCCCTGGACCTCATAAAATTCCCGGAACAGGACCAGGATTTATACCGAAAATTTTAAATCCTGAAGTATTTGATGATATTCTTCACATTGAGGATGACCATGCGCAAACTATCGCTAGAAGACTTGCTGCTGAAGAAGGAATTTTAGTAGGCGCTTCTGGTGCAGCTTCGGCATACTTTGCCATTGAGTTAGCTAAACAACTTCCTTCATCTGCAAGAGTCCTTTGTTTGGCGCCAGATACTGGGGAACGTTATTTGTCATCTGATTTATTTCCAATTGAGTAA
- a CDS encoding ABC transporter permease: MITLLRRTIFVLILITIWEAISKFEVFPAFMWPPLIIPNDPGGVTVVKTLVNGIISGQLLEATGSSLIRLFIGFIVAVIIGFVLGFLIYKYKIVDDTLGFFVTSLQAIPNIVWMPLAILWFGLGVGSVIFIVILGAALSITITSSTAFKSVPPLLIRVASTMGSSGFHLFRTVIFKSTIPQQIAGLRLAWALAWRAVLAGELLGGSGGLGTLLDLGRSIQAMDLIFSIMIIIGIIGSFIDNFIFVRIERIVLRKWGIQTTH, from the coding sequence GTGATTACGCTCTTAAGACGGACCATCTTCGTGTTGATCCTGATAACAATATGGGAAGCGATATCTAAATTCGAAGTCTTCCCTGCTTTTATGTGGCCGCCATTAATCATCCCTAATGACCCTGGTGGCGTTACAGTTGTAAAAACATTAGTAAACGGAATAATAAGTGGTCAATTATTAGAGGCTACAGGCTCCTCCCTTATCCGATTATTTATCGGCTTCATCGTAGCTGTCATCATCGGATTTGTACTTGGATTCTTAATTTATAAATATAAAATTGTCGATGACACTCTTGGCTTTTTTGTAACAAGCTTACAGGCAATTCCTAATATCGTGTGGATGCCATTAGCAATTCTATGGTTTGGATTAGGTGTTGGCTCTGTTATTTTCATCGTTATTTTAGGAGCTGCCCTTTCCATTACCATTACATCAAGTACTGCTTTTAAAAGTGTTCCTCCCCTACTAATTCGTGTGGCTAGTACAATGGGGTCTTCTGGTTTCCACCTGTTTAGAACAGTCATCTTTAAATCAACCATACCCCAGCAAATTGCTGGTTTACGTTTAGCCTGGGCATTAGCTTGGCGTGCGGTTTTAGCAGGAGAGTTACTAGGTGGTAGTGGCGGACTTGGAACACTGCTTGATTTAGGTCGTTCCATCCAGGCAATGGATTTAATCTTCAGTATTATGATCATTATTGGAATTATTGGTTCCTTTATCGATAACTTTATCTTTGTAAGAATTGAACGAATTGTATTAAGAAAATGGGGTATCCAAACTACCCACTAA
- a CDS encoding nucleotidyltransferase-like protein — MEHILRPIYQERASQSDTLGVILVSKREETISVTDTFDSVLLIVVKEADIPIFTKHYLHEDKKMAMHVITEELLNKRLNVGLDRRIIDWIFHGKVMFDRNEYLSNLRLKLQEFPILRRKLKTGIQFSKLIRRYLEGKEFFNRGNYFDSYHHVVDSLHHLARLAVIENGLYPEVTVWSQVKKLEPSIYKLYEELVMSTESLEKRLELLFLAIEFLINSRTNDGAQHIIETMLSKETWTTQELHNHSELKYYAKDLEVFVEYLIDKGYIIAESKLSKSGLIYHRHYKVDKDFTASVYE; from the coding sequence ATGGAGCATATTTTGCGCCCGATCTACCAAGAACGTGCAAGTCAATCAGATACTTTAGGTGTCATTCTTGTGAGTAAGCGTGAAGAAACAATAAGTGTTACGGATACTTTTGACTCAGTATTATTAATTGTTGTAAAAGAAGCGGACATTCCCATTTTTACAAAGCATTATTTACATGAAGATAAAAAAATGGCCATGCATGTCATTACGGAAGAGTTATTAAACAAGAGATTGAATGTTGGATTAGATAGAAGGATCATAGACTGGATTTTCCACGGGAAGGTTATGTTCGATCGAAATGAGTACCTTTCTAATTTAAGATTAAAGCTACAAGAGTTTCCTATCTTAAGAAGGAAACTGAAGACGGGCATTCAATTTTCAAAATTGATTCGTCGTTATCTAGAAGGGAAGGAGTTCTTCAATCGAGGGAACTATTTTGATTCCTATCACCATGTAGTCGATTCCTTGCATCACCTAGCCCGATTAGCTGTTATTGAAAATGGCCTATATCCAGAAGTAACTGTTTGGTCGCAAGTGAAAAAACTGGAGCCTTCTATTTATAAACTCTATGAGGAACTTGTGATGAGTACAGAAAGCTTGGAAAAAAGACTTGAGCTTCTGTTCTTAGCAATAGAATTCCTAATCAATTCTAGAACAAATGACGGTGCACAACATATAATAGAAACAATGTTATCAAAAGAAACGTGGACAACACAGGAATTACATAATCATAGTGAGTTAAAATATTATGCTAAAGATCTAGAAGTGTTTGTTGAGTATTTAATCGATAAAGGATATATTATTGCAGAATCGAAACTTTCAAAGAGTGGATTAATTTATCATCGACATTATAAAGTAGATAAAGATTTTACTGCCTCTGTATATGAATGA
- a CDS encoding glutamate-1-semialdehyde 2,1-aminomutase yields the protein MNHTKSEEIQIQALEHIVGGVNSPSRSYKAVGGGAPVVMAKGKGQYFWDVDGNRYIDYLAAYGPIITGFGHPHIAKAIAHAAETGVLYGTPTEHEVKFAKMLKDAIPSLDKVRFTNSGTEAVMTTVRVARAYTGRTKIIKFAGCYHGHFDQVLVAAGSGPATLGSPDSAGVPVAVATEVITVPFNNKEEFQLAMDKWGDEVAAILIEPIVGNFGIVEPQPGFLEFVHATAKEKGALTIHDEVITAFRFHYGAAQDLLGLTPDLTAMGKIIGGGLPIGAYGGRKEIMETVAPLGPAYQAGTMAGNPASMLAGIACLEVLKQPGVYEEMDRLGALLEKGILEAAEKHGVPITLNRLKGALTLYFTNVKVENYEQAENSDGEMFGRFFKLMLSKGVNLAPSKYEAWFLTTEHKEEDIVETIAAVDYAFSQLI from the coding sequence ATGAATCATACTAAATCTGAAGAAATCCAAATACAGGCTTTAGAGCATATCGTTGGTGGAGTAAACAGTCCATCACGTTCGTATAAAGCAGTTGGCGGTGGTGCACCTGTTGTCATGGCAAAAGGAAAAGGTCAGTACTTTTGGGATGTAGACGGTAACCGCTACATTGACTACTTAGCTGCTTACGGTCCAATTATTACAGGATTTGGTCATCCACATATCGCAAAAGCAATCGCTCACGCTGCGGAAACAGGTGTTTTATACGGAACTCCTACTGAGCATGAAGTAAAATTCGCCAAAATGTTAAAAGACGCAATTCCTTCTTTAGATAAAGTGCGTTTCACAAACTCAGGTACAGAAGCAGTAATGACGACAGTACGTGTTGCCCGTGCTTATACGGGACGTACTAAAATCATTAAATTTGCTGGATGCTACCATGGACATTTTGACCAAGTACTAGTTGCTGCCGGTTCCGGTCCTGCTACACTAGGCTCTCCAGATTCAGCAGGTGTGCCTGTTGCTGTAGCTACTGAAGTAATTACAGTGCCGTTTAATAATAAAGAAGAATTCCAATTAGCGATGGATAAATGGGGCGATGAGGTTGCAGCAATTCTAATCGAGCCAATCGTAGGAAACTTTGGTATAGTTGAGCCTCAACCAGGATTCTTAGAGTTCGTTCATGCGACAGCAAAAGAAAAAGGTGCACTAACAATCCATGATGAAGTTATTACCGCTTTCCGATTCCATTATGGTGCTGCGCAGGATTTACTTGGCTTAACGCCTGATCTTACAGCTATGGGTAAAATTATTGGTGGTGGATTGCCAATCGGTGCTTATGGTGGTCGTAAAGAAATTATGGAAACTGTTGCACCACTTGGACCTGCATACCAAGCTGGAACAATGGCTGGAAACCCAGCGTCGATGCTTGCAGGAATCGCATGTCTTGAAGTGTTAAAACAACCTGGTGTTTACGAAGAGATGGATCGACTAGGTGCCCTACTCGAAAAAGGCATTTTAGAAGCTGCAGAAAAACACGGTGTACCAATTACTCTCAATCGCTTAAAAGGGGCATTAACTCTGTACTTTACAAATGTAAAAGTTGAAAACTACGAGCAAGCCGAAAACTCTGATGGTGAAATGTTCGGTCGCTTCTTCAAATTAATGCTTTCAAAAGGAGTAAATCTTGCTCCTTCTAAATATGAAGCATGGTTCTTAACAACTGAACACAAAGAAGAAGATATTGTCGAAACAATTGCAGCCGTAGATTATGCATTTTCACAATTAATATAA
- a CDS encoding aromatic acid exporter family protein, whose amino-acid sequence MQLGARVLKTGVAIVFALFLAELLNLPSPVFAGIAAIFAIQPSIYRSYLSILEQIQGNLIGATVAVLFGLVFGHHIVAIGIAAIIVIGLMRRFKLDSSISLALVTVVAIMIFEGDDFLQFGVVRFATVMVGVFAAFVVNLVFLPPRYEIKLFTMIDSLQDDIIRWTRLAARQASEHTSTKAALNKFQGRLSDVEKMYDFYKEERHYSKKKRFVQARKLVVYRQMITTTKKSLELLHRLHKHENEIANLPGQFRAMVQERLDFLLTFHEQLLLKFTGKLKPEHSKWVDEQDKKYVDVMEQLIQQIAFEQKREGEEEFSSYHLFYIFSRLLDYEENLEHLDTLIVSYRSYHSEEKNSDLEQSFY is encoded by the coding sequence ATGCAATTAGGTGCCCGTGTATTAAAGACAGGTGTAGCCATTGTATTTGCACTTTTTCTGGCAGAATTACTAAACTTACCTTCACCTGTTTTCGCTGGGATTGCGGCTATTTTTGCCATTCAACCATCTATTTACCGTTCTTACTTGTCCATCCTTGAACAAATTCAAGGAAATCTAATCGGTGCTACTGTGGCCGTATTATTTGGGTTGGTTTTTGGTCATCATATTGTTGCAATAGGGATTGCAGCCATCATAGTGATTGGATTGATGAGAAGGTTCAAGCTGGATAGTTCGATATCTTTAGCACTTGTTACCGTAGTAGCTATTATGATATTTGAAGGGGATGACTTCCTACAATTTGGTGTCGTCCGATTTGCAACGGTCATGGTAGGGGTTTTTGCAGCATTTGTCGTGAATTTAGTATTTCTTCCACCACGATATGAAATTAAATTATTCACAATGATTGACTCATTGCAGGATGACATTATTCGCTGGACTCGACTTGCAGCAAGACAAGCATCTGAACATACATCCACAAAAGCTGCACTAAATAAATTTCAGGGACGTCTTAGTGATGTTGAAAAAATGTATGACTTCTATAAAGAAGAACGACATTACTCCAAGAAAAAAAGATTTGTCCAAGCTCGTAAACTCGTCGTATATCGTCAAATGATTACTACAACGAAAAAAAGTTTAGAGCTCTTGCATCGTTTGCATAAGCATGAAAATGAAATCGCAAATTTACCTGGCCAATTCCGTGCAATGGTACAGGAACGTCTGGACTTCCTACTCACTTTCCATGAACAATTACTGTTAAAGTTTACTGGAAAGTTAAAACCGGAGCATTCAAAATGGGTTGATGAACAAGACAAAAAATATGTTGATGTAATGGAACAGCTTATACAACAAATCGCCTTCGAACAAAAGCGTGAAGGTGAAGAGGAATTCTCAAGTTACCATCTGTTTTACATTTTCTCTCGTCTTTTGGATTACGAGGAAAACTTAGAGCATTTAGATACTTTAATCGTTTCCTATAGAAGCTACCACAGTGAAGAAAAAAACTCCGATTTAGAGCAAAGCTTTTATTAA
- a CDS encoding Crp/Fnr family transcriptional regulator, whose protein sequence is MFIELEHFSKKINVKKGQMIYKTGDAINTVYFLKQGLVKLAEDGDDGHPVTIALLQDGELFGFLDRLNNHLEHTQYSVALKDSTLLAFPIEVLLKHIENLPAVESAVFYSLVRQLAEAKQFVYIHSKMTVPERISWFLIKLANMENGIATINIPLTHEEISYMVGCSRQKVTTYLNKWKKEGIIQYDRGFIQLVDIDKL, encoded by the coding sequence ATGTTTATAGAACTTGAACATTTTAGCAAAAAGATAAATGTGAAAAAAGGACAGATGATTTATAAAACAGGAGATGCCATCAATACTGTCTATTTCCTGAAACAGGGACTAGTTAAGTTAGCTGAAGATGGAGATGATGGCCATCCCGTCACAATCGCACTACTACAAGATGGGGAATTGTTTGGTTTTTTGGATCGATTAAATAATCATTTAGAGCATACTCAGTATTCAGTTGCATTAAAAGATTCCACACTTCTCGCATTCCCGATAGAAGTATTATTAAAACATATAGAAAATCTTCCTGCTGTTGAAAGTGCTGTGTTTTATTCATTAGTTAGGCAACTTGCTGAAGCTAAGCAATTCGTTTATATCCATTCAAAAATGACAGTACCTGAAAGAATTAGCTGGTTTTTGATAAAACTTGCTAATATGGAAAATGGGATTGCTACTATAAATATCCCGCTAACACATGAAGAAATTTCTTATATGGTTGGGTGTAGCCGACAAAAGGTAACGACCTATTTAAATAAGTGGAAAAAGGAAGGCATCATTCAATATGATCGTGGTTTTATACAATTGGTAGATATCGATAAGCTTTAG
- the perR gene encoding peroxide-responsive transcriptional repressor PerR has translation MSEMHLKDALDTLKTTGVRITPQRHAILEYLIESMTHPTADEIYKALEGKFPNMSVATVYNNLRVFRESGLVKELTYGDAASRFDFVTNDHYHMICESCGKIVDFHYPGLNEVEQFASHVTGYKVHSHRLELYGTCQECLENAGKQVL, from the coding sequence ATGTCTGAAATGCATTTAAAAGATGCCCTAGACACGTTAAAGACAACTGGTGTAAGAATTACTCCGCAGCGTCATGCTATTTTGGAATATTTAATTGAATCAATGACACATCCAACTGCAGATGAAATATATAAAGCTCTTGAAGGTAAGTTTCCCAATATGAGTGTAGCAACTGTTTACAATAACCTACGCGTTTTCCGTGAATCAGGTTTAGTGAAGGAACTAACATATGGAGATGCAGCAAGTCGATTTGATTTCGTTACAAATGACCATTATCACATGATTTGTGAGTCCTGTGGAAAGATTGTGGATTTCCATTATCCAGGTTTAAACGAAGTGGAACAATTTGCATCGCATGTAACAGGCTATAAGGTACATTCACATCGTCTAGAATTATATGGTACTTGTCAAGAATGTCTTGAAAATGCCGGTAAACAAGTATTGTAG
- a CDS encoding ABC transporter ATP-binding protein codes for MTEQHIILQNVHKEFQRKDYTPTIALDDVSLTIKKGEFVSLLGPSGCGKSTLLNIVAGLEKESSGSLLVNDKPIKGPGNDRIVVFQESGLFPWMSVLDNVMYGLLIKKVPKEEAKSRALDWLQKVHLGKFAHAMPHELSGGMKQRVAIARALVTDPEILLMDEPFAALDEQTRMVLHKELEKLWRETGKTIIFVTHNIREAVVLSDRIVLMKTRPGGIKNIFPVQAARPRSSSDSILIHLENRILTELEQEMEKVLKEELGSDYALKTDHLRVDPDNNMGSDI; via the coding sequence ATGACGGAACAACATATTATTCTTCAAAATGTTCATAAAGAGTTCCAGAGAAAAGATTACACTCCTACAATCGCGTTAGATGATGTTTCCCTAACGATTAAAAAGGGAGAATTTGTTTCCTTATTGGGCCCATCCGGTTGTGGTAAATCCACACTTTTAAATATAGTGGCAGGACTGGAAAAAGAATCTTCTGGTAGCCTACTAGTTAATGATAAACCTATTAAAGGACCAGGGAACGATAGAATAGTTGTCTTCCAGGAATCCGGATTATTCCCTTGGATGAGTGTTTTGGACAATGTTATGTACGGTCTTCTTATAAAAAAAGTACCTAAAGAAGAAGCAAAAAGTCGTGCACTTGATTGGCTGCAAAAGGTTCACCTTGGAAAATTCGCTCATGCCATGCCCCATGAATTATCGGGTGGGATGAAACAACGCGTTGCCATTGCCCGAGCATTAGTAACAGATCCAGAGATCCTTTTAATGGATGAACCATTTGCTGCATTAGATGAACAGACTCGAATGGTATTACATAAGGAGCTTGAGAAGCTTTGGCGCGAAACAGGAAAAACAATCATTTTTGTAACTCATAATATTCGTGAAGCTGTTGTCTTATCAGATCGAATTGTATTAATGAAAACACGTCCTGGAGGAATAAAAAACATCTTCCCGGTGCAGGCAGCCCGCCCCAGAAGTTCTTCAGACAGCATTTTAATACATTTAGAGAATCGAATACTAACAGAGCTTGAACAAGAAATGGAAAAAGTGCTGAAGGAGGAATTAGGTAGTGATTACGCTCTTAAGACGGACCATCTTCGTGTTGATCCTGATAACAATATGGGAAGCGATATCTAA
- a CDS encoding NAD(P)-dependent oxidoreductase has product MKVYFTFDSRPDLQKQLVDEFPEIEFAFRKGIVVEDLESAEVIVTYGEDLSEEDIAKAQNLKWIFVASAGVEKMPKNAIAERNILVSNVRGIHKKPMTESILAHILSIKRILPTIYQNQRNKVWDKRGGRPTELNGSTALIIGPGAIGGEIGRLLQAFEVYTIGCNRSGNPADYMNETYRIDDLAEHLPKADIVISVLPSTDETEHLIKYEHFQLMRDNAIFLNFGRGNLVSTDVLVRALEENQILHAVLDVFEEEPLPLNSRLWELDNITISPHCSSHSSRYLERSFEIFIPSLKKYLNGETGIENKMDILRGY; this is encoded by the coding sequence ATGAAAGTATATTTTACATTTGATTCAAGGCCCGATTTACAAAAACAATTAGTTGATGAATTTCCTGAAATCGAGTTTGCGTTTCGTAAGGGAATAGTTGTGGAGGATTTAGAATCAGCAGAAGTAATTGTTACATATGGTGAAGATTTATCGGAAGAAGATATCGCTAAAGCTCAAAACCTAAAATGGATCTTCGTGGCTTCCGCAGGTGTTGAAAAAATGCCTAAAAATGCAATTGCCGAACGAAATATCCTCGTATCAAATGTTCGAGGAATTCATAAAAAGCCGATGACGGAATCGATTCTGGCACATATCTTGTCCATAAAACGAATTTTACCAACAATATATCAAAACCAAAGAAATAAAGTTTGGGATAAAAGAGGCGGTCGCCCAACAGAACTAAATGGAAGTACGGCATTAATCATTGGTCCGGGGGCAATAGGTGGTGAAATTGGAAGACTGTTACAGGCTTTTGAAGTTTACACAATCGGCTGCAATCGAAGTGGAAATCCTGCAGATTATATGAATGAAACCTATCGTATAGATGATTTAGCAGAACACTTGCCGAAAGCAGATATCGTTATTTCGGTTTTGCCAAGCACTGATGAAACGGAGCATCTAATAAAATACGAGCATTTCCAATTAATGAGGGATAATGCAATCTTTCTGAATTTTGGCAGAGGAAATCTAGTGAGTACAGATGTACTTGTTCGTGCACTTGAAGAGAATCAAATTCTGCATGCGGTCCTAGATGTTTTTGAGGAAGAGCCGCTTCCGCTTAATAGCAGGCTTTGGGAATTGGATAATATAACGATTTCCCCTCATTGCTCAAGCCACTCTTCTCGTTATTTGGAGAGAAGTTTTGAAATATTTATCCCAAGCCTGAAGAAATATCTAAATGGTGAGACTGGCATTGAGAATAAAATGGATATTTTACGTGGTTATTGA